Proteins encoded together in one Papaver somniferum cultivar HN1 unplaced genomic scaffold, ASM357369v1 unplaced-scaffold_21, whole genome shotgun sequence window:
- the LOC113339877 gene encoding polygalacturonase QRT2-like, with product MIVPKGKKFLVGPINFLGPCMTKIIIVQISGIIVGPLTLKEWGWPSLIKKWIVFKKVDGLTVQGRGIIDGRGNCWWENSCHNSKHRNRPGCSQSQPHSVNFVATSNSQLKDVTVTNSPMFHVTLLDLSNFNVTNLKVDSPEESPNTDGLHTQSVENVSIRNSYFRSGDDCVSVGNSSFHVYVNDCHCGPGHGISIGSLGEFGNRAEVKEIHVERINFFGTMNGVRIKTWHGGKGECHSVSLKHCNFTNVMNPLLIDQHYFAESAKETSAVKISNITYEDLQGTTDILTPSAINLDCSRLLGCSSLHFKNIFFTPANSSTKLTSTCTNAKGTTQGRIEPPLICLNH from the exons ATGATCGTCCCCAAAGGAAAGAAGTTTTTAGTCGGACCAATTAACTTCTTAGGTCCGTGCATGACCAAAATAATCATTGTTCAG ATATCTGGAATAATAGTTGGTCCTCTAACCCTTAAAGAATGGGGATGGCCAAGTCTCATTAAAAAATGGATCGTATTCAAAAAGGTGGATGGGCTTACTGTACAGGGGAGGGGAATAATCGATGGTCGTGGTAATTGTTGGTGGGAGAACTCCTGCCACAACAGTAAACATAGAAACCGTCCG GGTTGCTCCCAATCGCAGCCACATTCAGTTAACTTCGTTGCCACTAGCAATAGTCAGTTGAAGGATGTAACGGTCACCAATAGCCCTATGTTCCACGTTACTTTGTTGGACTTGAGTAACTTTAACGTCACAAACCTGAAGGTGGATTCCCCTGAAGAAAGTCCAAACACGGACGGCTTGCATACACAAAGCGTTGAGAATGTTAGCATCAGAAACAGTTACTTCAGGAGCG GCGACGATTGTGTTTCCGTTGGCAACAGCAGCTTTCACGTCTACGTCAATGATTGCCATTGCGGACCTGGGCATGGAATCAG TATCGGGTCTTTGGGGGAGTTTGGGAACAGGGCAGAGGTTAAAGAAATTCATGTGGAAAGAATAAATTTCTTCGGGACAATGAATGGTGTAAGAATAAAGACATGGCAC GGCGGCAAAGGAGAGTGCCATTCGGTCTCTTTAAAGCATTGCAACTTCACCAATGTGATGAATCCGTTACTGATTGACCAACATTACTTTGCGGAATCTGCGAAAGAG ACAAGTGCAGTAAAAATCAGCAACATTACATATGAAGACTTGCAAGGAACAACTGACATTTTAACTCCATCTGCAATCAACTTGGATTGCAGCAGATTACTTGGTTGTTCGAGTCTTCACTTCAAAAATATCTTCTTCACTCCTGCTAATTCTTCAACAAAATTGACTTCCACTTGCACCAATGCAAAGGGGACAACTCAGGGGAGGATCGAGCCTCCTCTGATTTGTCTCAATCATTGA